A genomic region of Capnocytophaga canimorsus contains the following coding sequences:
- the mnmG gene encoding tRNA uridine-5-carboxymethylaminomethyl(34) synthesis enzyme MnmG, with amino-acid sequence MFQEKYDVIVVGGGHAGAEAAAAAANMGVKTLLITMQLQNIAQMSCNPAVGGIAKGQIVREIDALGGYTGIITDKTAIQFKMLNQSKGPAMWSPRAQSDRMRFAEEWRLQLERLPNLDFYQDMVSDLIIENHQVKGVKTSLGIPIYSKSVILTNGTFLNGVIHIGMKQLGGGRAGEKASKGITECLISHGFESGRMKTGTPPRVDSRSLDYSKMIPQPGDENPEKFSFSEETQPLQIQKDCYMTYTSEEVHDLLRTGFDRSPMFNGAIQGVGPRYCPSIEDKINRFADKDRHQIFVEPEGWNTVEVYVNGFSTSLPEEVQFEAMRKIEGFENVKFFRPGYAIEYDYFPPTQLKHTLETKLVENLYFAGQINGTTGYEEAAAQGIMAGINAVQKIREQEPFILKRNEAYIGVLIDDLITKGTEEPYRMFTSRAEYRTLLRQDNADARLTPLGFSLGLASQKRMDVLERKQAKTNAFVEFFKETSIKPEEANPILEKYDSSPMKQGDKMFKVLSRPNITIADLQQLESVKSFVEANEIDKEIIEQTEIEVKYAGYIEKEKNNADKLNRLEDIRIPENFNYDKLTSISFESREKLKKIRPTTLSQASRISGVSPADISILLVYMGR; translated from the coding sequence ATGTTTCAAGAAAAATATGACGTTATCGTAGTGGGTGGCGGACACGCAGGAGCCGAAGCCGCTGCTGCCGCTGCCAATATGGGAGTGAAAACCTTGCTCATCACAATGCAATTGCAAAATATAGCACAGATGTCGTGCAACCCTGCTGTGGGAGGTATCGCTAAGGGGCAAATCGTTCGTGAGATTGACGCTTTGGGTGGGTATACAGGTATCATCACTGACAAAACCGCCATTCAGTTCAAAATGCTTAACCAATCGAAAGGTCCTGCAATGTGGAGCCCCAGAGCTCAAAGCGATCGAATGCGATTTGCCGAAGAATGGCGTCTGCAACTCGAAAGATTGCCTAATCTCGACTTCTACCAAGATATGGTTTCTGACCTTATTATTGAAAATCATCAGGTAAAAGGCGTAAAAACCTCTTTGGGAATTCCTATTTATTCCAAATCGGTGATTCTTACTAATGGAACTTTCTTAAATGGAGTTATTCATATCGGAATGAAGCAGTTAGGAGGCGGAAGAGCCGGAGAAAAGGCTTCCAAAGGGATTACCGAATGCCTTATTTCTCACGGATTTGAATCAGGAAGAATGAAAACAGGAACGCCTCCGCGTGTGGACAGTCGTTCGCTTGATTATTCCAAAATGATTCCTCAACCCGGCGATGAAAATCCTGAGAAATTTTCCTTTTCGGAAGAAACACAACCGCTTCAAATTCAGAAAGATTGCTATATGACCTACACCAGCGAGGAAGTACACGACTTGCTCCGCACAGGATTTGACCGCTCACCGATGTTCAATGGGGCAATCCAAGGCGTTGGACCACGTTATTGTCCATCAATTGAGGATAAAATCAACCGATTTGCCGACAAAGACCGCCATCAAATCTTCGTGGAACCCGAAGGTTGGAACACGGTAGAAGTGTACGTAAACGGATTTTCAACATCGCTTCCAGAAGAAGTTCAGTTTGAAGCAATGCGAAAAATAGAAGGCTTTGAAAATGTGAAGTTTTTCCGCCCAGGGTACGCCATTGAATACGATTATTTTCCGCCGACGCAACTCAAACATACATTGGAGACAAAACTTGTTGAAAATCTATATTTTGCAGGACAAATCAACGGAACAACAGGTTATGAAGAGGCTGCCGCACAAGGAATTATGGCAGGGATAAATGCCGTACAGAAAATTCGTGAGCAAGAGCCTTTCATTCTGAAACGAAATGAGGCTTACATCGGTGTTTTGATTGACGATTTAATCACAAAAGGCACGGAAGAACCTTACAGAATGTTCACCTCACGGGCGGAATATCGCACTCTTTTGCGACAAGATAACGCCGATGCACGACTTACGCCACTTGGTTTTTCATTAGGATTGGCATCGCAAAAACGAATGGACGTTTTGGAAAGAAAACAAGCAAAAACCAATGCTTTTGTTGAGTTTTTTAAAGAAACAAGTATCAAACCCGAAGAAGCGAACCCGATTTTGGAAAAATACGATTCGTCTCCAATGAAACAAGGCGACAAGATGTTCAAAGTACTTTCGCGTCCGAACATTACCATCGCTGATTTGCAACAATTGGAGAGCGTAAAATCGTTCGTGGAAGCCAATGAAATTGATAAAGAAATCATTGAACAGACGGAAATTGAGGTAAAATACGCAGGATACATCGAAAAAGAGAAAAACAATGCCGACAAACTCAACCGCTTGGAAGACATTCGCATACCTGAAAATTTCAATTACGATAAACTGACATCTATTTCGTTTGAATCTCGCGAAAAACTGAAAAAAATCCGCCCGACTACGCTCTCACAAGCCTCGCGTATTAGTGGTGTTTCCCCAGCAGATATCAGTATTTTGTTGGTGTATATGGGGCGATAA
- a CDS encoding IS1 family transposase has translation MLITIKLHCPNCQCTKIVKNGNKKNKKQNYLCKTCKRQFIGDHNLTYKGWASHIAAKILLLLARNVGIRDIAEIEKVSVKKVLSVLVNFNQEIKPKQNKYKSLQVNELWTFVGKKKNKKWLIYAYSAETKEIVAWVWGKRNIKTAQKLREKLKKLGVSFNEICTDNWETFTSVFQEYTHKIGKKYTTNIEGNNTLLRHRIRRAVRKTCCFSKKFENHIKAFEIVFFYINFGWI, from the coding sequence ATGCTAATAACAATTAAACTCCACTGCCCCAATTGTCAATGCACAAAGATAGTCAAAAATGGGAATAAAAAGAACAAAAAACAAAACTACCTTTGCAAAACCTGTAAACGCCAATTTATCGGCGACCATAATCTGACCTACAAAGGTTGGGCTTCGCATATCGCTGCGAAAATTCTCTTGCTTTTGGCAAGAAATGTAGGCATTCGTGATATTGCTGAAATTGAAAAAGTTAGCGTCAAAAAAGTGCTTTCTGTTTTGGTAAATTTTAACCAAGAAATCAAACCCAAACAAAATAAATACAAGTCGTTACAAGTTAATGAACTTTGGACTTTTGTAGGAAAAAAGAAAAATAAAAAGTGGTTGATTTATGCATATTCTGCTGAAACAAAGGAAATTGTAGCGTGGGTATGGGGCAAACGAAACATAAAAACAGCCCAAAAACTTCGTGAAAAATTGAAGAAATTGGGTGTGAGTTTTAATGAGATTTGCACAGATAACTGGGAGACTTTCACCTCTGTTTTTCAAGAATATACACATAAAATTGGCAAAAAATATACCACTAACATTGAAGGAAACAACACACTTTTGAGACATCGAATACGCCGAGCGGTGAGGAAAACTTGTTGTTTTTCAAAAAAGTTTGAAAACCATATAAAAGCCTTTGAAATTGTGTTTTTCTACATCAACTTTGGGTGGATTTGA
- a CDS encoding polyprenyl synthetase family protein, producing the protein MKNITTQIKQPIREEMELFEQKFHLSMSSKVALLNRITYYIVNRKGKQMRPMFVFLVAKMVGNGSVQERTYRGASVIELIHTATLVHDDVVDDSNKRRGFFSINALWKNKIAVLVGDFLLSKGLLLSIDHGDFDLLRIISVAVREMSEGELLQIEKARRLDITEEIYYEIIRQKTATLIAACCAMGACSVKPDDAQTIEKMRLFGQYIGMAFQIKDDLFDYSDTSIGKPTGIDIREQKMTLPLIYALNNTDDKHRKWLINSVKNHNKDKKRVKEIIHFVKARGGLTYAQQKMKEFQQKALNILGEFPDSEYKTALELMVNYVIDRKM; encoded by the coding sequence ATGAAAAACATAACAACACAGATAAAACAACCCATACGAGAGGAAATGGAACTTTTCGAGCAGAAATTCCATTTATCAATGTCCTCAAAAGTGGCGCTACTGAACCGAATTACTTATTATATCGTTAATCGAAAAGGGAAACAGATGCGCCCAATGTTCGTTTTTTTGGTTGCTAAAATGGTAGGAAACGGCAGTGTGCAGGAGCGCACCTACCGTGGAGCTTCGGTTATCGAACTGATTCACACAGCGACCTTAGTGCACGACGATGTGGTGGACGACAGCAATAAACGACGTGGCTTTTTCTCCATCAATGCCCTTTGGAAAAATAAAATTGCCGTTTTGGTAGGCGATTTTTTACTCTCCAAAGGACTATTGCTTTCTATCGACCACGGAGATTTTGATTTACTGCGGATTATATCAGTAGCTGTACGCGAAATGAGTGAGGGCGAACTATTACAAATAGAAAAAGCACGTCGGCTTGACATTACCGAAGAGATTTATTACGAAATCATTCGCCAAAAAACTGCCACGCTCATTGCCGCTTGTTGTGCTATGGGCGCTTGTTCGGTAAAGCCTGATGATGCCCAAACTATTGAAAAAATGCGACTTTTCGGGCAATATATCGGTATGGCATTCCAAATCAAAGATGATTTGTTTGACTATTCAGACACCAGCATCGGTAAACCTACAGGTATTGATATTCGAGAGCAAAAAATGACCTTACCTCTCATTTACGCACTAAACAATACGGATGATAAACACCGAAAATGGCTTATAAACTCGGTAAAAAATCATAACAAAGACAAAAAACGCGTCAAAGAAATCATTCATTTTGTAAAAGCCCGTGGCGGACTGACATACGCCCAACAAAAAATGAAAGAATTTCAGCAAAAAGCCTTAAACATTCTCGGTGAATTCCCTGATTCCGAATATAAAACCGCTTTAGAACTGATGGTCAATTACGTTATCGACCGAAAAATGTAA